One window of Sporanaerobacter acetigenes DSM 13106 genomic DNA carries:
- a CDS encoding YycH family regulatory protein, whose product MNKEDLKTLFLILLVCISIFLTKKLWIKIPSEMIPVFKIKEGIGSSYLFSDMLIPDKILLNFSDKNHTLLYSDEKYGLWPGGKMILKKALSEKNYKVSHMKKEEFLKYQNNKSINFYFAEEMNTYILAKALDVKEPNNITERISKVNNIYIYLEKGNPFIIFCNDDTYLKISDLNIQTRALREILSGIEAEEEYTRYYSIRDTLGSNNDIYIPFEMANEIPSVFVQNEIRIDNRDEIRMIAEKFFNKNIDYLREIVENNGSTIYIYNQKVLKIHKNGLLEYFSPLDEPVTERNLYISLNTAADFISSHSGPPREMYLDKIEEIRSDNNLGYKFTFKYRIRGIPLILGSDEVEDFIQIEVFNKYVKVYKRFVRKDMHVPIYKEAIEQENMLSAFEVIDMNFDLLEERYVEDMGITEDVRIEDLNEKIMESIEDISLAYFDPCKKESNEKLIGVWAINIKGRIYVFDVYTGKLIYEKGKV is encoded by the coding sequence ATGAACAAAGAGGATTTAAAAACACTATTCCTTATACTGTTGGTTTGTATTAGTATTTTTTTGACAAAAAAATTGTGGATTAAAATACCTAGTGAAATGATTCCTGTATTTAAGATCAAAGAAGGAATTGGTAGTTCTTACCTTTTTTCAGATATGCTTATCCCTGATAAAATCCTTTTAAATTTTAGCGATAAAAATCATACACTTCTTTATTCAGATGAAAAATATGGGCTTTGGCCTGGCGGGAAAATGATTTTAAAAAAAGCACTATCTGAGAAGAATTATAAAGTATCACATATGAAAAAAGAGGAATTTTTAAAATATCAAAACAATAAGTCTATAAATTTTTATTTTGCAGAAGAAATGAATACTTATATTTTAGCTAAAGCACTAGATGTTAAAGAGCCAAACAACATTACAGAAAGGATATCTAAAGTAAATAATATATATATATATCTTGAAAAAGGCAATCCATTTATAATTTTTTGCAATGATGATACTTATTTAAAAATATCAGATTTAAACATTCAAACGAGGGCGTTAAGGGAAATTTTAAGTGGAATAGAAGCAGAAGAAGAATATACAAGGTATTATTCTATTAGAGATACATTAGGTAGCAACAATGATATATACATTCCTTTTGAAATGGCTAATGAAATTCCCAGTGTATTTGTTCAAAATGAAATAAGGATAGATAATAGAGACGAAATAAGGATGATTGCAGAGAAATTTTTCAACAAGAATATAGACTATTTACGAGAAATTGTGGAAAATAATGGTTCAACCATATATATATATAATCAAAAGGTTTTAAAAATCCATAAAAATGGTTTGCTTGAATATTTTTCTCCCTTAGACGAGCCTGTTACAGAAAGAAATTTATATATCAGTTTAAATACTGCAGCTGATTTTATCTCTAGTCATTCAGGACCACCAAGGGAAATGTATTTGGATAAAATTGAAGAAATAAGATCAGATAACAATTTAGGATATAAATTTACTTTTAAATATAGAATAAGAGGGATTCCCCTTATTTTAGGCAGTGATGAGGTAGAAGATTTTATACAAATAGAGGTTTTCAATAAATATGTAAAAGTATATAAGAGATTTGTCAGAAAAGATATGCATGTACCTATATATAAAGAAGCAATTGAACAAGAAAATATGTTATCAGCATTTGAAGTCATTGATATGAATTTTGATTTACTTGAAGAAAGATATGTAGAAGATATGGGCATAACTGAAGATGTAAGGATAGAAGATTTAAATGAGAAGATAATGGAATCTATTGAAGATATTTCTTTGGCATATTTTGATCCATGTAAAAAAGAGAGTAA
- a CDS encoding sensor histidine kinase produces the protein MFSSIRWKFIIVYFLLVFIAMVIVGVFIVEKLENQQLSHIENTMEQHMETIINTSSYISEDNWRSVAKDIQKTINEWRLDGTETLYVIDNEDVPTIIATTSKNYEKIVGQNALVYKFLDPSLILKAFESEKKCDGIVKDNNEDTTLKHLAYPVVDEFGQIKGILYMTADLSEIYENIDESKIILTKATLLALAITVFLGFLIASSITEPIRDVTIKAEKMAKGDFDQFVEVKSNDEIGQLASMFNYLTLKLKDTIKEIDLERSKLDTIFRYMADGVIAIDREGYIIHSNPIASNILGIDYEKLSNPNTREKVTILDKDINLKRLKQENIDNLEGDETVEIGQSVYRVKYAPFKNEKNNIVGVIIVFQDITEQHKLDNMRREFVANVSHELKTPITTIKSYTETLIENEDLDEELSNRFLMVIDGECDRMARIVRDLLQLSNMDYNKTKWKKIDIDVEKLLREACMKLDLSFKEKNHSLIIDMQEDLPNVVGDKDGIEQVILNILSNAIKYTPENGEIYVTVNRVENDVVINIKDNGIGIPEKDRERIFERFYRVDKARSRDLGGTGLGLSIAKQIIEAHNGRIVLSSEYNMGTEVDIVLPIGTRV, from the coding sequence ATGTTCTCAAGCATAAGATGGAAATTTATTATAGTATATTTTTTGTTAGTATTTATAGCCATGGTCATAGTAGGAGTATTCATAGTTGAAAAACTTGAAAATCAACAGTTAAGTCATATAGAAAACACCATGGAACAACATATGGAAACTATAATTAATACTTCTTCGTATATTTCAGAAGATAACTGGAGAAGTGTAGCTAAAGATATTCAAAAGACGATCAATGAATGGAGATTAGATGGAACAGAAACTCTATATGTTATAGACAATGAAGATGTGCCAACCATTATAGCTACTACATCAAAAAATTATGAAAAGATAGTAGGGCAAAATGCACTGGTTTATAAATTTTTAGATCCTTCACTTATTTTGAAAGCCTTTGAAAGTGAAAAAAAGTGTGATGGCATAGTAAAGGATAACAATGAAGATACTACATTGAAACATTTAGCATATCCAGTTGTAGATGAATTTGGTCAAATAAAGGGAATACTTTATATGACAGCAGATTTGAGTGAAATATATGAAAATATAGATGAATCAAAGATAATACTTACAAAAGCTACTTTGCTAGCATTAGCTATAACTGTATTTTTGGGATTTTTAATTGCGAGCAGTATCACAGAACCAATAAGAGATGTAACCATCAAAGCAGAAAAAATGGCCAAGGGTGATTTTGACCAATTTGTTGAAGTTAAATCTAATGATGAAATAGGACAGCTAGCTAGTATGTTTAATTATCTCACATTGAAGTTAAAAGATACTATTAAGGAGATAGATTTAGAGAGAAGTAAATTAGATACGATTTTTAGATATATGGCTGATGGAGTTATAGCTATAGATAGGGAAGGCTACATCATTCATTCAAATCCTATAGCTTCTAATATTTTGGGAATAGATTATGAAAAATTATCTAACCCAAATACAAGAGAAAAAGTTACAATACTTGACAAGGATATAAACTTAAAAAGGTTAAAACAGGAAAATATAGACAATTTAGAAGGTGATGAAACTGTAGAAATAGGCCAATCTGTATATAGAGTAAAATATGCTCCTTTTAAAAATGAAAAAAACAATATAGTAGGGGTAATAATAGTATTCCAAGACATTACAGAACAGCATAAATTAGATAATATGAGGAGAGAATTTGTTGCAAATGTCTCCCATGAATTAAAGACTCCAATTACTACAATTAAGAGCTATACTGAAACTTTAATAGAGAATGAAGATTTGGATGAAGAATTGTCCAATAGATTTTTAATGGTCATAGATGGGGAATGCGATAGAATGGCTAGGATTGTCAGAGACTTATTGCAATTGTCTAATATGGACTATAACAAGACAAAGTGGAAAAAGATTGATATAGATGTAGAAAAATTATTGAGGGAAGCTTGTATGAAATTAGATTTATCTTTTAAAGAGAAAAATCACTCTCTTATTATAGATATGCAAGAAGATCTTCCAAATGTTGTTGGTGATAAAGATGGTATTGAGCAGGTAATACTAAATATATTATCTAATGCAATAAAATATACACCTGAAAATGGAGAAATATATGTTACTGTAAATAGAGTGGAAAATGATGTTGTCATAAATATAAAAGACAATGGAATAGGAATTCCTGAAAAAGATAGAGAAAGAATTTTTGAAAGATTTTATAGAGTGGATAAAGCAAGAAGTCGTGATCTTGGAGGGACAGGATTGGGTCTTTCTATTGCAAAGCAGATAATAGAGGCTCACAATGGAAGAATAGTTTTAAGCAGTGAGTACAATATGGGAACAGAAGTTGACATTGTTCTGCCTATAGGGACTAGGGTGTAA
- the yycF gene encoding response regulator YycF: protein MDKKILVVDDEKSIADILKFNLEKEGFMVEVAYDGEEAIEKVFKTSPDLVLLDIMLPKKDGFQVLKEIRKELKIPVLMLTAKEEEVDKVLGLELGADDYVTKPFSMRELMARVKANLRRVEFSNGEAINGEIIVSGDLSIDLNKYEVKKCGEVVELTLREFELLKFLASSAEQVFSREQLLEEVWGYEYYGDIRTVDVTVRRLREKIEDENGEYKYILTKRGVGYYFGRG, encoded by the coding sequence ATGGATAAAAAGATATTAGTAGTTGATGATGAGAAATCTATTGCCGATATATTGAAGTTTAATTTAGAAAAAGAAGGATTTATGGTTGAAGTGGCTTATGATGGTGAAGAAGCTATTGAAAAAGTTTTTAAGACTTCACCAGATTTAGTTTTACTTGATATTATGCTTCCTAAAAAAGATGGTTTTCAAGTTTTGAAGGAAATACGAAAAGAATTAAAAATCCCAGTACTTATGCTTACAGCTAAAGAGGAAGAAGTAGATAAAGTACTGGGTTTGGAATTAGGTGCCGATGACTATGTGACAAAACCTTTTAGTATGAGAGAGCTTATGGCTAGAGTCAAGGCAAATTTAAGACGAGTGGAATTTTCTAATGGTGAGGCAATAAATGGTGAAATAATAGTTTCAGGAGATTTATCTATAGATTTGAACAAATATGAGGTAAAAAAATGTGGAGAGGTAGTAGAGCTTACCCTTAGAGAATTTGAATTGCTGAAATTTCTTGCTTCCAGTGCAGAACAAGTTTTTTCGCGGGAGCAACTGTTAGAAGAAGTATGGGGATATGAATATTATGGGGATATTCGTACAGTGGATGTAACGGTAAGAAGGCTTAGAGAAAAAATAGAAGATGAAAATGGAGAGTATAAATACATACTTACTAAGAGAGGAGTAGGCTACTATTTCGGAAGGGGCTAG
- a CDS encoding peptidase MA family metallohydrolase has product MKKLFVYTSILSIIILFVISIEGFLKISTYSIVKDIEKRRILKDTSKYSSLNTVHFLIKYNDGDENIATITGDVLEEHYDEVCNKLECFPKDKNIVIIYNSEDDFRKALKFKNKDLPLGAYYCGTINILSPYMWGDGIENTEEIYRKTGPHIHEFTHLLVDEKTKGNYPMWLTEGISLYMENTIIGFSWDAGKDETSNIGIEELNDNFQGIREEVAYRKSFEIVRDIIDEYGFTGFNLLLDSLGNGKNIKKSVEMSLKVKFKDID; this is encoded by the coding sequence TTGAAAAAATTATTTGTATATACTTCAATTCTGTCTATTATAATACTTTTTGTCATATCTATAGAAGGTTTTTTAAAAATTTCAACTTATTCCATTGTAAAGGACATAGAAAAAAGAAGGATATTAAAAGATACTAGTAAATATAGTAGTTTAAATACCGTTCATTTTCTTATAAAATATAATGATGGAGATGAAAATATTGCAACTATTACAGGAGATGTATTAGAAGAACATTATGATGAAGTATGTAATAAACTTGAGTGCTTTCCAAAAGATAAAAATATTGTTATAATTTATAATAGTGAAGATGATTTTAGGAAGGCATTAAAATTTAAAAATAAGGACTTGCCTTTGGGAGCTTATTATTGTGGGACAATAAATATTCTTTCTCCTTATATGTGGGGTGATGGCATTGAGAATACAGAAGAGATTTATAGAAAGACAGGCCCTCATATTCATGAATTTACTCATCTTTTAGTGGATGAAAAGACAAAAGGGAATTATCCTATGTGGCTTACAGAAGGTATTTCATTATATATGGAGAATACTATTATAGGATTTAGTTGGGATGCAGGAAAAGATGAGACTTCAAATATAGGGATAGAAGAATTAAATGATAATTTTCAAGGTATAAGAGAAGAAGTGGCTTATAGGAAATCTTTTGAAATAGTGAGAGATATCATTGATGAATATGGTTTTACTGGATTCAATTTATTGTTAGATAGCCTTGGTAATGGCAAAAATATCAAAAAGTCAGTTGAGATGTCATTAAAGGTGAAATTTAAAGATATTGACTAA